GCTCAAAATGGGCGGCGGGTTCCACTAGCCCAAGGGGCTTGCAATGGGCGGGCAGGGCGGTTAGAAGGCCGCAAATCCCCGATTTCAGGAGTATCTTGCATTGGCACGTGTGACCATTGAAGACTGCATTGACAAGTTGCCCAACCGTTTTGAGCTCGTTCTGCTCTCGGCCCACCGCGCCCGCAATATTGCGCAGGGTTCGCAGATCATGGTCGAACGCGACAATGACAAGGACCCCGTGGTTTCGCTGCGCGAAATCGCTGCCGAGCACATCAATTCCGATGACCTGCGTGAGGAATTCATCCACGCCATGCAGAAGCAGGTTGAAGTTGATGAAGCCGAAGAAACCGAAGTGCCGCTGATTGCCCAGTCCGGCGACATGTCGCTGGTTGATGATTCGGCCGAACTCGGCACGATGGAACAGATGACCGAAGAAGAGTTGCTGCGCGGCCTTGAAGGCCTGCCGCCGGCCGAAAGCCCCGGCAGCCAACGCAACGGCTTCTAAGCGATCTAACAATTTGGTTACCCAGCGCCCGCTTCATGCGGGCGTTGTTGTTTCAGGACTGGCGCTCGGCGGAATTTTGCTTATCTTAGCTGCATCATGATGCGCCAATATGAACTGGTTGAGCGGGTCATCCGCTACGACCCGCAGGCGGATGAAGACCTTCTGAACCGAGCCTATGTCTATGCCATGAAGGCTCATGGCAACCAGAAGCGTGCTTCTGGCGAGGCCTATTTCAACCACCCGCTGGAAGTGGCGGCGATTCTGACTGACATGAAGCTGGACAGCGCCACGATTGCCGCTGCACTTTTGCATGACACGGTGGAAGACACTGAAGCCACCGCGCAGGAAATTGCCGACAAGTTCGGCTTTGAAATTGCCTCACTGGTGGATGGCCTGACCAAGATTGCCAAGCTGGACATGGTGACCAAGGAGGCCACCCAGGCGGAGAATCTGCGCAAGCTTCTGCTCGCCATGTCGCGCGATGTACGGGTGCTGCTGGTGAAGCTGGCGGACCGCCTGCACAATATGCGCACGCTGCAATTCGTGAAGCCGGAAAAGCGCC
This genomic interval from Aestuariivirga litoralis contains the following:
- the rpoZ gene encoding DNA-directed RNA polymerase subunit omega, whose amino-acid sequence is MARVTIEDCIDKLPNRFELVLLSAHRARNIAQGSQIMVERDNDKDPVVSLREIAAEHINSDDLREEFIHAMQKQVEVDEAEETEVPLIAQSGDMSLVDDSAELGTMEQMTEEELLRGLEGLPPAESPGSQRNGF